From one Streptomyces sp. Q6 genomic stretch:
- a CDS encoding serine hydrolase gives MSATEADRTRSGLTRRQLGAAGAALGGALALAPFPAGPAAAAGQPARPTLRHGSPERAGLLAGHLRQLVADAEKFLAPYPGGPKHPWYAGAVLLAGRGGTVALHQPIGKAVRYSHYDDTTDTGVEFPAEQQIDMAEDTVFDLASVSKLFTSILAVQEIERGALELEAKVAAYLPDFAGGGKQDVTIRQLLTHTSGFRSWIPLYKEPTRAGQIALIWKEALLNPPGTKYLYSDLNLISLQLVLEELTGKTLDVLLRERITRPLGMTRTRYNPPAAWQPKIAATEDARAPWSGLDRGLVWGEVHDENAFGLGGVAGHAGVFSCAWDLAILGRTLLNGGVYGTARILSEKSVELMFTDFNTAFPGDEHGLGFELYQHWYMGAMATPRTAGHTGFTGTSIVLDPTTDSFLIVLGNSVHPVRNWRSGSAPRVATANDMARAVAVRPAHGRTAWFSGMASATSATLTLPDVRLASADARLTCALWWDTEPHSDFLRLEASTDGGASWTPLPFTTDRDDAHPSGAVDGYGGRTWHRLAADLGAFASPHTRVRWRYTTDQLYVGRGAYVDGIRVTDGDDVVFDEARPADSSRIEATGWTASAD, from the coding sequence ATGAGCGCAACGGAAGCAGACAGAACGCGGTCCGGTCTCACCCGGCGTCAACTGGGCGCCGCCGGTGCCGCGTTGGGCGGCGCGCTCGCCCTCGCCCCGTTTCCGGCGGGCCCCGCCGCGGCCGCCGGACAACCGGCGCGCCCCACCCTGCGCCACGGCTCCCCCGAGCGGGCGGGCCTGCTGGCCGGCCACCTGCGCCAACTGGTGGCCGATGCCGAGAAGTTCCTCGCCCCTTACCCCGGAGGCCCCAAGCACCCCTGGTACGCGGGCGCGGTGCTGCTCGCGGGCCGGGGCGGCACGGTGGCGCTGCACCAGCCGATCGGCAAGGCGGTGCGCTACTCCCACTACGACGACACGACCGACACGGGCGTCGAGTTCCCGGCGGAGCAGCAGATCGACATGGCCGAGGACACCGTCTTCGACCTGGCCTCGGTGTCGAAGCTGTTCACCTCGATCCTCGCGGTGCAGGAGATCGAGCGCGGGGCGCTGGAGCTGGAGGCGAAGGTCGCCGCGTACCTGCCCGACTTCGCGGGCGGGGGCAAACAGGACGTGACAATCCGTCAACTGCTGACCCATACCTCGGGGTTCCGCTCCTGGATCCCGCTCTACAAGGAGCCGACGCGGGCCGGTCAGATCGCGCTGATCTGGAAGGAGGCGCTGCTCAATCCGCCCGGCACCAAGTACCTCTACTCGGATCTGAACCTCATCTCGCTCCAGCTCGTCCTGGAGGAGCTCACCGGCAAGACCCTGGACGTACTGCTGCGCGAGCGGATCACGCGGCCGCTCGGCATGACCCGTACGCGCTACAACCCGCCGGCCGCGTGGCAGCCGAAGATCGCGGCGACGGAGGACGCCCGCGCCCCGTGGTCCGGGCTGGACCGGGGGCTCGTGTGGGGCGAGGTGCACGACGAGAACGCGTTCGGGCTCGGCGGCGTCGCGGGCCACGCCGGGGTCTTCTCATGCGCCTGGGACCTGGCGATTCTCGGCCGGACCCTGCTCAACGGCGGCGTGTACGGCACGGCCCGCATCCTCTCCGAGAAGTCCGTGGAGCTGATGTTCACGGACTTCAACACGGCGTTCCCCGGCGACGAGCACGGCCTCGGCTTCGAGCTCTACCAGCACTGGTACATGGGCGCGATGGCGACGCCGCGCACCGCGGGCCACACGGGCTTCACCGGTACGTCGATCGTCCTCGATCCGACGACCGACTCGTTCCTCATCGTGCTGGGCAACTCCGTTCACCCCGTACGCAACTGGCGATCCGGCTCCGCTCCCCGGGTCGCCACCGCGAACGACATGGCCCGCGCCGTCGCGGTGCGTCCCGCGCACGGCCGCACCGCCTGGTTCTCCGGGATGGCGAGCGCCACGTCGGCCACGCTGACCCTGCCCGACGTGCGGCTGGCCTCGGCCGACGCGCGTCTGACCTGCGCCCTGTGGTGGGACACGGAGCCGCACTCCGACTTCCTGCGCCTGGAGGCGTCGACGGACGGCGGCGCGAGCTGGACGCCGCTGCCGTTCACGACGGACCGCGACGACGCGCACCCCTCGGGCGCGGTGGACGGCTACGGGGGCCGCACCTGGCACCGTCTCGCCGCCGACCTCGGCGCGTTCGCCTCGCCGCACACCAGGGTCCGTTGGCGATACACCACGGATCAGCTCTATGTCGGGCGCGGCGCCTACGTGGACGGCATCCGGGTCACCGACGGCGACGACGTCGTGTTCGACGAGGCGCGGCCCGCCGACTCGTCCCGCATCGAGGCGACGGGCTGGACCGCCTCGGCGGACTGA
- a CDS encoding sugar ABC transporter permease, whose translation MGAVSVLKTRPQAAPAEPPRRTTRPVRRTGPGARRRRAGMLMVAPALLHAALWIGLPVVAAVYLAFTSYDVLSAPRFVGLDNFRDMLDDEVFRKSIVNTVVYTFFTVPFGMALGLLLALALNTGLRARGVFRTAIFLPQVTATVAIALVWLWIYNPRNGLFNTLLGLFGIEGPAWLASTSWAMPSVILVGIWQGIGMKMLIYLAALQTLPKDLYEAASVDGASPVRQFFSITLPLLKPATFFVLITSLIGAFQSFDQIYILTDGGPAGSTTMMTYEIYKSAFREFRVGYACAQSLVLFVLLMGFTLVNRRVMGGTRGHD comes from the coding sequence GTGGGAGCCGTCTCCGTACTCAAGACGCGGCCGCAGGCCGCGCCCGCTGAACCTCCGCGCCGCACCACCCGGCCCGTGCGCCGCACGGGGCCCGGGGCCCGGCGGCGTCGCGCGGGCATGCTCATGGTCGCGCCCGCGCTGCTGCACGCCGCGCTGTGGATCGGCCTGCCGGTCGTCGCCGCCGTGTACCTCGCGTTCACGTCGTACGACGTGCTGTCGGCACCGCGCTTCGTGGGCCTGGACAACTTCCGGGACATGCTCGACGACGAGGTGTTCCGCAAGTCGATCGTCAACACCGTCGTCTACACGTTCTTCACGGTGCCGTTCGGGATGGCGCTCGGGCTGCTGCTGGCCCTCGCGCTCAACACCGGGCTGCGGGCGCGCGGGGTGTTCCGGACCGCGATCTTCCTGCCGCAGGTGACGGCGACGGTCGCGATCGCCCTGGTCTGGCTGTGGATCTACAACCCGCGCAACGGCCTGTTCAACACGTTGCTCGGCCTGTTCGGCATCGAGGGGCCCGCCTGGCTGGCGTCGACGTCGTGGGCGATGCCGTCGGTGATCCTCGTCGGGATCTGGCAGGGCATCGGCATGAAGATGCTGATCTACCTGGCCGCGTTGCAGACCCTGCCCAAGGACCTGTACGAAGCGGCGTCGGTCGACGGGGCGTCTCCGGTCCGCCAGTTCTTCTCGATCACACTGCCCCTGCTCAAGCCCGCCACGTTCTTCGTCCTGATCACCTCGTTGATCGGCGCGTTCCAGTCCTTCGACCAGATCTACATCCTCACCGACGGCGGCCCGGCGGGCTCGACGACGATGATGACGTACGAGATCTACAAGTCGGCGTTCCGCGAGTTCCGCGTGGGATACGCCTGTGCCCAGTCGCTGGTGCTGTTCGTGCTCCTCATGGGGTTCACCCTGGTCAACCGCCGTGTCATGGGAGGCACTCGTGGCCACGACTGA
- a CDS encoding nitronate monooxygenase family protein — protein MQTELSKKLGIEHAVFGFTPFPAVAAAISRAGGFGVLGAVRYTAPDELKRDLDWLHEHTEGQPYGLDVVMPAKKVEGVSEADVEAMIPEGHRQFVRDTLAKHGVPELAEGEASGWRITGWMEQVARNQLDVAFDYPIKLLANALGSPPADVIARAHDQGVLVAALAGSARHARKHAEAGIDIVVAQGYEAGGHTGDIASMVLTPEAVEAVAPLPVLAAGGIGSGQQVAAALTLGAQGVWLGSVWLTTTEADMHSPALTRKLLAAGSGDTVRSRALTGKPARQLRTEWTDAWDDPSGPGTLPMPLQGLLVAEAVSRIQKYEVEPLLGTPVGQIVGRMNEERSVQAVFDELTSGFEKAIDRINRIAGR, from the coding sequence ATGCAGACGGAGCTGAGCAAGAAACTGGGGATCGAGCACGCCGTCTTCGGCTTCACGCCGTTCCCTGCGGTGGCCGCCGCCATCAGCAGGGCCGGAGGCTTCGGGGTGCTCGGCGCGGTCCGCTACACGGCGCCCGACGAACTCAAACGAGACCTGGACTGGCTGCACGAGCACACCGAAGGACAGCCCTACGGGCTCGACGTCGTCATGCCCGCCAAGAAGGTCGAAGGCGTCAGCGAGGCCGACGTCGAGGCGATGATCCCGGAGGGCCACCGGCAGTTCGTCCGGGACACCCTCGCCAAGCACGGCGTACCCGAACTCGCCGAGGGGGAGGCGTCCGGCTGGCGCATCACCGGCTGGATGGAACAGGTCGCCCGCAACCAGCTCGACGTCGCCTTCGACTACCCGATCAAACTCCTCGCCAATGCGCTCGGCTCACCCCCGGCCGACGTCATCGCCCGCGCCCACGACCAGGGCGTCCTCGTCGCCGCGCTCGCCGGCAGCGCCCGGCACGCCCGGAAGCACGCCGAGGCGGGCATCGACATCGTCGTCGCCCAGGGGTACGAGGCCGGCGGCCACACCGGAGACATCGCCTCGATGGTGCTGACTCCCGAGGCCGTGGAAGCCGTCGCCCCACTGCCGGTGCTCGCCGCGGGCGGCATCGGCAGCGGTCAGCAGGTCGCGGCCGCGCTCACGCTCGGCGCACAGGGCGTGTGGCTCGGCTCGGTGTGGCTGACCACGACCGAGGCCGACATGCACTCGCCCGCGCTCACCCGCAAGCTGCTGGCCGCGGGCTCCGGCGACACCGTGCGCTCGCGCGCGCTGACCGGAAAGCCGGCGCGGCAGTTGCGCACGGAGTGGACGGACGCGTGGGACGACCCGTCGGGACCCGGCACGCTGCCGATGCCGCTCCAGGGGCTGCTCGTCGCCGAGGCCGTGTCCCGGATCCAGAAGTACGAGGTCGAGCCGCTGCTCGGCACTCCGGTCGGCCAGATCGTGGGCCGCATGAACGAGGAACGCAGCGTCCAGGCGGTCTTCGACGAACTGACCAGCGGCTTCGAGAAGGCCATCGACCGGATCAACCGGATCGCGGGGCGCTGA
- a CDS encoding LacI family DNA-binding transcriptional regulator: MSGVTIHQVAQAAGVSASTVSNVLNGRTDRMQPTTLARVEQVIETLGYRPNRAARMLRTGRIQVIGLIVPSVANPFWGSLARELEAVALAEGYHVLLCNSERDPARELKYGEELLADGVSGVVLCSSLPTLDHVAPLLKRGLKMVAFDRAAQSGDPASLSSISVDNAMGAELATRHLLELGHRRLAFVSGSVSSVNRRERLRGFRAALEEAGVDPASAVVWPGAATSEFGDKESAELGRAAARELLAAPRPPTGFVAINDMCAIGVCRGARDAGVSAGREVSVVGFDDILLAELFEPPLTTVRQPLPEMAAETFQQLRTRIETTSGAGRSLLIRPRLVVRESTAPAPRDR; encoded by the coding sequence TTGAGCGGGGTAACGATCCATCAAGTCGCGCAGGCGGCAGGGGTGTCGGCGAGCACGGTCTCCAATGTCCTCAACGGACGCACGGACCGTATGCAGCCCACCACCCTCGCCCGCGTGGAGCAGGTCATAGAGACACTCGGCTACCGGCCCAACCGTGCGGCCCGGATGTTGCGCACCGGCCGGATCCAGGTCATCGGTCTGATCGTCCCGTCCGTCGCCAACCCCTTCTGGGGGTCACTGGCGCGGGAGTTGGAGGCCGTGGCACTCGCCGAGGGCTACCACGTGCTGCTCTGCAACAGCGAGCGCGACCCGGCCCGCGAGCTCAAGTACGGCGAGGAACTCCTCGCCGACGGGGTCAGCGGTGTCGTCCTGTGCTCGTCGCTGCCCACCCTCGATCACGTCGCGCCGCTGCTCAAGCGCGGGCTGAAGATGGTCGCCTTCGACCGGGCCGCCCAGTCCGGCGACCCGGCGTCGCTCTCCAGTATCAGTGTCGACAACGCGATGGGCGCCGAGCTCGCGACCCGCCACCTGCTCGAACTCGGCCACCGCAGGCTGGCGTTCGTCTCCGGTTCGGTCAGCAGTGTCAACCGCCGCGAGCGGCTGCGCGGCTTCCGTGCCGCGCTGGAGGAGGCGGGCGTCGACCCGGCCTCCGCGGTCGTCTGGCCGGGCGCCGCGACCAGCGAGTTCGGTGACAAGGAGTCCGCCGAACTGGGCCGCGCCGCCGCTCGTGAACTCCTCGCGGCGCCCCGGCCGCCCACCGGATTCGTCGCCATCAACGACATGTGCGCGATCGGCGTGTGCCGCGGCGCCCGGGACGCCGGCGTCAGCGCGGGCCGCGAGGTCTCCGTGGTCGGCTTCGACGACATCCTGCTCGCCGAACTCTTCGAACCCCCGCTCACCACGGTCCGCCAGCCGCTCCCCGAGATGGCCGCCGAGACCTTCCAGCAACTCCGCACCCGCATCGAGACGACCTCCGGCGCGGGCCGCTCCCTGCTGATCCGCCCCCGCCTGGTGGTGCGCGAGTCGACGGCGCCGGCGCCGCGCGACCGCTGA
- a CDS encoding ABC transporter substrate-binding protein, with translation MELTRRSLLAALGAGTAAALTGCAAGSDAGGSADGPAKGEISLLTPIYEGADGKQLLEGKILPAFRKKYPDVTVKVDYTTYQQLNEKITTALAGGLLPDVLMLGVGWVPPFAAKKVLAELPESLAAKYDYEDRVLEPSRYDGKLYALPTVMATRLVAYRKDHFAAAGIKKPPASLAELRAMAKELTKGDRMGMDPFSIDLRQCWETFLFANGGSLFSADGKKPTFTGRRGVEALQFFKDLTADGSADYARKTEADAGAATNLQLGKASMMMTGSGLWKQLTEQSPELIEKDLVGAFVLRGRRPAMLTGGTLVCQSARSRHAAAAQALVAHLAAPDNVLAAAKQRATVPGITALRSSSYVKGNKLVDFSVRNLGSACAEGGTPAWMEIREKIKPTLEPAVVGGTSAASAIAELGELAESAISRL, from the coding sequence ATGGAACTCACGAGACGATCGCTGCTGGCCGCGCTCGGCGCGGGCACGGCCGCGGCGCTCACCGGCTGCGCCGCAGGATCCGACGCGGGCGGTTCGGCCGACGGACCGGCCAAGGGGGAGATATCCCTGCTCACCCCGATCTACGAGGGGGCGGACGGCAAGCAGCTCCTGGAGGGGAAGATCCTCCCGGCCTTCCGCAAGAAGTACCCGGACGTGACGGTCAAGGTCGACTACACGACGTACCAGCAGCTCAACGAGAAGATCACCACCGCCCTCGCCGGCGGCCTCCTGCCCGACGTCCTGATGCTCGGCGTGGGCTGGGTCCCGCCGTTCGCCGCGAAGAAGGTCCTCGCCGAGCTGCCCGAATCGCTCGCGGCGAAGTACGACTACGAGGACCGCGTCCTCGAACCCTCCCGCTACGACGGCAAGCTGTACGCCCTGCCCACCGTCATGGCCACCCGCCTCGTCGCCTACCGCAAGGACCACTTCGCGGCCGCCGGCATCAAGAAGCCCCCGGCGTCCCTGGCCGAACTGCGCGCCATGGCGAAGGAGTTGACCAAGGGCGACCGGATGGGCATGGACCCGTTCTCCATCGATCTGCGCCAGTGCTGGGAGACGTTCCTCTTCGCCAACGGCGGCTCGCTGTTCAGCGCGGACGGCAAGAAGCCCACGTTCACCGGCCGACGGGGCGTCGAGGCACTCCAGTTCTTCAAGGACCTGACGGCCGACGGCTCGGCGGACTACGCCCGGAAGACCGAGGCCGACGCGGGCGCCGCGACCAATCTGCAGCTCGGCAAGGCGTCGATGATGATGACCGGCAGCGGCCTGTGGAAGCAACTGACGGAGCAGAGCCCGGAGTTGATCGAGAAGGACCTGGTCGGCGCGTTCGTGCTGCGCGGCCGCAGGCCCGCGATGCTGACCGGCGGCACCCTCGTGTGCCAGTCGGCGCGCAGCCGACACGCGGCGGCCGCGCAGGCGTTGGTCGCTCACCTGGCCGCGCCGGACAACGTCCTCGCGGCGGCGAAGCAGCGGGCGACGGTGCCCGGCATCACGGCCCTGCGCTCGTCCTCGTACGTGAAGGGCAACAAGCTGGTCGACTTCTCCGTGCGGAACCTCGGCAGCGCCTGTGCCGAGGGCGGCACGCCCGCCTGGATGGAGATCCGCGAGAAGATCAAGCCGACGCTGGAGCCGGCCGTCGTGGGCGGCACGTCGGCGGCGTCCGCCATCGCCGAACTGGGTGAGCTGGCCGAGTCGGCCATCTCGCGGCTGTGA
- a CDS encoding penicillin acylase family protein: protein MRTRPRQWRLAAVGIALSATLTSTASLPSAAADGSRSPHGGGLSATIRYTEYGIPHIVAKDYANLGFGTGWAQAADQVCTLADGFVTVRGERSRWFGADGAPDGSLSSATKNLSSDLYFGGVRESRTVEKLLATPAPAGPSRDVRDAMRGWAAGYNAWLEQNPITDPACKGAGWVKPVTTLDVAARGFAISVLGGQGRGIDGITAAQPPTATAADSAAPKAPSKGELAAAARELFSQDDSDMGSNAVAFSGATTANGRGLLLGNPHYPWQGGRRFWQSQQTIPGELNVMGGSLLGTTGVSIGHNAHVAWSHTVATGVTLNLHQLTLDPSDPTVYVVDGAREKMTKRTVTVPVKGGADVTRTQWWTRYGPVVTSLGAQLPLPWSATTAYALNDPNAVNLRASDTALGFSKARSTDDVLRALRRSQGIPWVNTIAADSAGHSLFTQSQVLPRITDDLAARCSTALGKVTYPASGVAILDGSRGDCALGKDKDAVQPGIFGPSRMPVLKDAPYAENSNDSAWLANADRPLTGYERVFGTIGTPRSMRTRGAVEDVAGMAGKGSLTVADLQKQQFADRAPAGDLAAADAAKACAALPGGTAKAGDGTTVDVSGACAALAAWDRRMDTDSRGALLFDRFWRRLTATVAPASLWKVPFDAADPVRTPNTLNTAGPGFATALADAVAELRGARIPLDAKLGEHQFVVRGGERIPVHGGTESLGVWNKVEPVWDPQGGGYTEVAHGSSYIQAVGWDGGRCPVARTLLTYSQSSNPKSAHYSDQTRLFSQKKWVTERFCEQDILKSPALKVVRVRD from the coding sequence ATGCGCACCCGCCCGAGACAATGGCGCCTCGCGGCCGTCGGGATCGCCCTGTCGGCCACGCTGACCAGCACCGCGTCGCTGCCGTCGGCGGCAGCCGACGGGTCGCGGAGCCCGCACGGCGGCGGCCTGTCCGCCACCATCCGCTACACCGAGTACGGCATTCCGCACATCGTGGCCAAGGACTACGCGAACCTCGGCTTCGGCACCGGGTGGGCGCAGGCGGCCGACCAGGTGTGCACGCTCGCCGACGGGTTCGTGACCGTACGGGGTGAGCGGTCGCGCTGGTTCGGGGCGGACGGCGCGCCCGACGGGTCGCTGTCGTCGGCCACCAAGAACCTCTCCAGCGACCTGTACTTCGGGGGCGTGCGCGAGAGCCGCACGGTCGAGAAGCTGCTCGCCACGCCCGCTCCGGCCGGGCCGAGCCGGGACGTCAGGGACGCGATGCGCGGCTGGGCCGCCGGATACAACGCGTGGCTCGAGCAGAACCCGATCACCGACCCGGCGTGCAAGGGCGCCGGCTGGGTGAAGCCCGTGACGACACTGGACGTGGCGGCGCGCGGCTTCGCCATCTCCGTGCTCGGCGGACAAGGACGCGGCATCGACGGGATCACGGCCGCGCAGCCCCCGACCGCGACGGCAGCCGACAGCGCCGCCCCGAAGGCTCCTTCGAAGGGCGAACTGGCCGCTGCCGCACGCGAGTTGTTCTCGCAGGACGACTCGGACATGGGGTCGAACGCGGTGGCGTTCAGCGGGGCGACGACCGCGAACGGGCGGGGCCTGCTGCTGGGCAACCCGCACTATCCGTGGCAGGGCGGTCGCCGTTTCTGGCAGTCGCAGCAGACGATCCCCGGTGAACTGAACGTCATGGGCGGGTCGTTGCTCGGCACCACCGGCGTCTCCATCGGCCACAACGCGCACGTCGCATGGAGCCACACGGTGGCCACGGGCGTCACCCTCAACCTGCACCAGCTCACCCTCGACCCGTCGGATCCGACGGTGTACGTGGTGGACGGCGCGCGGGAGAAGATGACGAAGCGGACGGTGACCGTGCCCGTGAAGGGCGGCGCCGACGTGACGCGCACGCAGTGGTGGACGCGGTACGGGCCGGTCGTCACCTCGCTCGGGGCGCAGCTCCCGCTCCCCTGGTCGGCGACGACGGCGTACGCGCTGAACGATCCGAACGCGGTCAACCTGCGCGCCTCCGACACGGCGCTCGGCTTCAGCAAGGCGCGGTCGACGGACGACGTCCTCCGCGCGCTGCGCCGTTCGCAGGGCATTCCGTGGGTCAACACGATCGCGGCGGACTCCGCGGGACATTCGCTGTTCACGCAGTCGCAGGTGCTGCCGCGGATCACCGACGATCTGGCGGCGCGCTGCTCGACGGCGCTCGGCAAGGTCACGTATCCCGCGTCGGGCGTCGCGATCCTCGACGGATCGCGCGGTGACTGCGCCCTCGGCAAGGACAAGGACGCGGTGCAGCCGGGCATCTTCGGCCCGTCGCGGATGCCGGTGCTCAAGGACGCCCCGTACGCGGAGAACTCCAACGACAGCGCCTGGCTGGCCAACGCCGACCGGCCGCTCACCGGGTACGAGCGGGTCTTCGGGACGATCGGCACCCCGCGCTCGATGCGGACGCGCGGCGCGGTCGAGGACGTCGCGGGTATGGCCGGCAAGGGCTCCCTGACCGTGGCCGATCTCCAGAAGCAGCAGTTCGCCGACCGGGCTCCGGCCGGGGACCTGGCGGCGGCGGACGCGGCGAAGGCGTGCGCGGCGCTGCCCGGCGGCACGGCGAAGGCCGGTGACGGCACGACGGTCGACGTCTCCGGTGCCTGTGCGGCGCTCGCCGCCTGGGACCGCCGGATGGACACCGACAGCCGGGGCGCGCTGCTCTTCGACCGGTTCTGGCGCCGGCTGACGGCCACGGTGGCACCGGCGTCGCTGTGGAAGGTCCCCTTCGACGCGGCCGACCCCGTCCGCACCCCGAACACGCTCAACACCGCCGGCCCCGGGTTCGCGACGGCGCTCGCCGACGCGGTGGCCGAACTGCGCGGCGCGCGGATCCCGTTGGACGCGAAGCTGGGCGAGCACCAGTTCGTCGTGCGCGGCGGTGAACGCATCCCGGTGCACGGCGGCACGGAGTCGCTCGGCGTCTGGAACAAGGTCGAGCCGGTGTGGGACCCCCAGGGCGGCGGCTACACGGAGGTCGCGCACGGCTCCAGCTACATCCAGGCGGTCGGCTGGGACGGCGGGCGCTGCCCGGTGGCGCGCACGCTCCTGACGTACTCCCAGTCGTCGAATCCGAAGTCGGCGCACTACAGCGACCAGACGCGTCTCTTCTCGCAGAAGAAGTGGGTCACGGAGCGGTTCTGCGAGCAGGACATCCTGAAGTCGCCCGCGCTGAAGGTGGTGCGGGTGCGCGACTGA
- a CDS encoding acyl-CoA synthetase produces the protein MSTPPNGFWAQAAAEPERIVLYAPGGEPWTAGRLHAAANQMVHGLRAAGLERGDAFAVILPNGVEFLTAYLAAQQAGLYLVPVNHHLVGPEIAWIVSDSGAKVLVAHERFAEQARAAADEAKLPATHRYAVGDVDTFRPYTELLDGQSEAPPTERTLGWVMNYTSGTTGRPRGIRRPLLDKLPEESYLGGFLGIFGIKPYDDNVHLVCSPLYHTAVLQFAGASLHIGHTLVVMDKWTPEEMLRLIDTYRCTHTHMVPTQFHRLLALPQEVKDRYDVTSMRHAIHGAAPCPDHVKRAMIDWWGTCVEEYYAASEGGGAFATAEDWLKKPGTVGKAWPISELAVFDDDGNRLPAGELGTVYLKMSTGGFSYHKDEGKTKKNRIGDFFTVGDLGLIDEDGYLFLRDRKIDMIISGGVNIYPAEIESALLTHPAAADAAAFGIPHDDWGEEVKAVVEVAEGYEAGDALAAAILDHCATRLAGYKRPKSVDFIETMPRDPNGKLYKRRLRDPYWEGRTRAV, from the coding sequence ATGAGCACACCCCCCAACGGCTTCTGGGCGCAAGCCGCAGCCGAACCCGAGCGCATCGTCCTGTACGCCCCCGGCGGGGAACCCTGGACGGCCGGTCGGCTGCACGCCGCGGCCAACCAGATGGTCCACGGACTGCGCGCGGCGGGCCTGGAGCGCGGTGACGCGTTCGCCGTCATCCTGCCCAACGGTGTCGAGTTCCTCACCGCCTACCTCGCCGCCCAGCAGGCCGGGCTCTACCTCGTCCCCGTCAACCACCACCTCGTCGGCCCCGAGATCGCCTGGATCGTCTCCGACTCCGGCGCCAAGGTGCTCGTCGCGCACGAGCGGTTCGCCGAACAGGCCCGCGCCGCCGCCGACGAGGCGAAGCTCCCGGCCACCCACCGCTATGCCGTCGGTGACGTCGACACCTTCCGCCCGTACACCGAACTCCTCGACGGACAGAGCGAGGCGCCGCCCACCGAACGCACCCTCGGCTGGGTCATGAACTACACGTCCGGCACGACGGGCCGCCCGCGCGGCATCCGTCGGCCGCTGCTCGACAAACTGCCCGAGGAGTCCTACCTCGGCGGCTTCCTCGGCATCTTCGGCATCAAGCCCTACGACGACAACGTCCACCTCGTCTGCTCGCCGCTCTACCACACGGCCGTGCTGCAGTTCGCGGGCGCGTCCCTGCACATCGGGCACACCCTCGTCGTCATGGACAAGTGGACGCCCGAGGAGATGCTGCGCCTCATCGACACGTACAGGTGCACCCATACGCACATGGTGCCGACCCAGTTCCACCGCCTCCTCGCGCTGCCGCAGGAGGTGAAGGACCGGTACGACGTGACGTCCATGCGGCATGCCATCCACGGCGCCGCGCCGTGCCCCGACCACGTCAAGCGGGCGATGATCGACTGGTGGGGGACGTGCGTCGAGGAGTACTACGCGGCGAGCGAGGGCGGCGGCGCGTTCGCCACGGCCGAGGACTGGCTGAAGAAGCCGGGGACCGTCGGAAAGGCGTGGCCCATCAGTGAGTTGGCGGTGTTCGACGACGACGGCAACCGGCTGCCCGCCGGTGAACTCGGCACCGTCTACCTGAAGATGAGCACCGGCGGATTCTCGTACCACAAGGACGAGGGCAAGACGAAGAAGAACCGCATCGGCGACTTCTTCACCGTCGGCGACCTCGGCCTGATCGACGAGGACGGCTATCTCTTCCTGCGCGACCGCAAGATCGACATGATCATCTCGGGTGGGGTCAACATCTACCCCGCCGAGATCGAGTCCGCGCTCCTCACCCACCCGGCCGCCGCCGACGCGGCCGCCTTCGGCATCCCGCACGACGACTGGGGCGAGGAGGTCAAGGCCGTGGTCGAGGTCGCCGAGGGGTACGAGGCCGGCGACGCGCTGGCCGCCGCGATCCTCGATCACTGCGCGACGCGGCTCGCCGGCTACAAGCGGCCCAAGAGCGTCGACTTCATCGAGACGATGCCCCGCGACCCGAACGGCAAGCTCTACAAGCGACGCCTGCGTGACCCGTACTGGGAGGGGCGCACCCGGGCCGTGTGA